One Curtobacterium sp. MCLR17_032 genomic window carries:
- a CDS encoding LysR family transcriptional regulator — protein MDDIDPQLLKVLRAVADSGSITRAAAALGSSQPAVSQLLTRAEQRLGHALVLRGGRGATLTHAGQVLADHALHVQAALTAAREDLDAVGGLTRGRVRLAGFPSASSALVPAVLARLAATAPGVTTSYVEVEPPEALDLLRGGEVDVALTFTYVGDEVGAVPDPGLVTRALGRDPLALVTPVAAAQPPVASEPVAAGQPLVTGGPAPLRPGGSTVVDLASHRDARWIGGCPRCRGHLLASCASAGFTPDIVLETDNAAAVVGLVAAGLGVALLPRLALATTVIPAGVAIDPVDDDLARRVEVVVARGADRVPSVRAALDAVRSAAHLLA, from the coding sequence ATGGACGACATCGACCCCCAGCTACTCAAGGTCCTGCGCGCCGTCGCCGACAGCGGGTCGATCACCCGGGCGGCCGCTGCACTCGGGTCGAGCCAACCGGCCGTCAGCCAGCTCCTGACCCGGGCCGAGCAGCGCCTCGGGCACGCGCTGGTCCTGCGGGGCGGCCGCGGCGCGACCCTGACGCACGCCGGCCAGGTGCTCGCCGACCACGCCCTGCACGTCCAGGCGGCGCTGACCGCGGCGCGCGAGGACCTCGACGCCGTCGGCGGACTCACCCGCGGGCGTGTCCGGCTCGCGGGGTTCCCGAGCGCGTCCTCTGCCCTCGTGCCCGCGGTGCTCGCGCGCCTGGCCGCGACGGCGCCGGGGGTGACGACCTCGTACGTCGAGGTCGAGCCTCCCGAGGCGCTCGACCTGCTCCGCGGTGGTGAGGTCGACGTCGCCCTCACCTTCACCTACGTCGGCGACGAGGTCGGTGCCGTCCCCGACCCGGGACTCGTCACCCGGGCGCTCGGCCGCGACCCGCTCGCGCTCGTCACGCCGGTCGCTGCCGCCCAGCCGCCCGTCGCGAGCGAGCCCGTCGCTGCCGGCCAGCCGCTCGTGACGGGAGGCCCGGCTCCCCTCCGCCCCGGCGGCTCGACCGTCGTGGACCTCGCGTCCCACCGCGACGCCCGCTGGATCGGTGGGTGTCCGCGCTGCCGGGGGCACCTGCTCGCCTCGTGCGCGAGCGCGGGGTTCACGCCGGACATCGTCCTCGAGACGGACAACGCGGCCGCGGTCGTGGGGCTCGTCGCCGCGGGGCTCGGGGTGGCGCTGCTCCCCCGGCTGGCCCTCGCCACGACGGTCATCCCGGCCGGCGTCGCGATCGACCCCGTGGACGACGACCTGGCGCGCCGCGTCGAGGTCGTCGTCGCCCGCGGAGCGGACCGCGTGCCGAGTGTCCGTGCGGCGCTCGATGCGGTCCGCTCCGCGGCCCACCTGCTCGCCTGA
- the dnaG gene encoding DNA primase, which yields MAGLIARNDIDEVRARVNIADVVGDYVTLKSAGVGSLKGLCPFHDERTPSFHVRPQVGRYHCFGCGEDGDVFSFLMSQEHTTFQEAVERMAAKIGFTLHYEDGDGPRTDYNARARLIAANEAAQAFFTAQLTTAAAEPARQFLGQRGFDPAAAQHFGVGFAPKSFDALKDHLRGLRFSIDEIVAAGLVSQGDRSPYDRFRGRLMWPIRDVTGATIGFGARRLLEDDKGPKYLNTPETPIYHKSQVLYGLDLARKEIAKGKQVVIVEGYTDVMACHLAGITTAVATCGTSFGVDHIKVLRPMLGDSAAQHVSQLGQIVFTFDPDEAGQRAASRAFAEEQRFASQTYVAVAPGGLDPCDLRLARGDDAIRRLVENRRPMFEFMIRRRLDGHDLDTVEGRVGGLRESAPVIADIRDRALADGYIRNTAGWLGMDIEDVRRAVATARRRPSDGGQGARSGGSSNAGQNGSGNGTNGSGTDGSGRHGDGRDLPDEPQASIRSLPDDPIARMERDAVMAMVQQPQSVGVPLLALAASATFSARMLSVVRDAVVANIDAVGDRAWLDKLLSDVPAPFRSLVQELALAPIPARSDEDLAIYCRGIVVALVERDLLARKASLLGQLQRTDPSDQERRTDVQRQLMDLDAQRMRLRADTPGA from the coding sequence GTGGCAGGACTGATCGCGCGGAACGACATCGACGAGGTCCGCGCGCGCGTGAACATCGCCGACGTGGTGGGCGACTACGTCACGCTGAAGTCCGCGGGCGTCGGCTCGCTCAAGGGCCTCTGCCCCTTCCACGACGAGCGCACCCCGTCGTTCCACGTCCGTCCGCAGGTCGGCCGGTACCACTGCTTCGGCTGCGGCGAGGACGGCGACGTCTTCAGCTTCCTGATGTCGCAGGAGCACACGACCTTCCAGGAGGCCGTCGAGCGGATGGCCGCGAAGATCGGCTTCACGCTCCACTACGAGGACGGCGACGGTCCCCGGACCGACTACAACGCGCGTGCCCGCCTGATCGCCGCGAACGAGGCAGCGCAGGCGTTCTTCACGGCGCAGCTGACCACGGCCGCGGCCGAGCCGGCACGGCAGTTCCTCGGGCAGCGCGGCTTCGACCCGGCCGCCGCGCAGCACTTCGGCGTCGGCTTCGCCCCGAAGTCGTTCGACGCGCTCAAGGACCACCTGCGCGGGCTGCGGTTCAGCATCGACGAGATCGTCGCCGCCGGACTCGTCAGCCAGGGGGACCGCTCCCCGTACGACCGGTTCCGCGGGCGCCTGATGTGGCCGATCCGCGACGTCACCGGGGCGACGATCGGGTTCGGCGCCCGGCGGCTGCTCGAGGACGACAAGGGCCCGAAGTACCTGAACACGCCGGAGACGCCGATCTACCACAAGAGCCAGGTGCTCTACGGGCTCGACCTCGCCCGCAAGGAGATCGCGAAGGGCAAGCAGGTCGTCATCGTCGAGGGCTACACCGACGTGATGGCGTGCCACCTCGCCGGCATCACCACCGCGGTCGCCACCTGTGGCACGTCCTTCGGCGTCGACCACATCAAGGTCCTGCGCCCGATGCTCGGCGACTCCGCCGCGCAGCACGTCTCGCAGCTCGGCCAGATCGTCTTCACGTTCGACCCGGACGAGGCCGGGCAGCGCGCCGCCTCCCGTGCCTTCGCCGAGGAACAGCGGTTCGCGTCGCAGACCTACGTCGCGGTCGCCCCGGGCGGTCTCGACCCCTGCGACCTCCGTCTGGCCCGGGGCGACGACGCGATCCGCCGTCTGGTCGAGAACCGTCGTCCGATGTTCGAGTTCATGATCCGTCGCCGGCTCGACGGCCACGACCTGGACACGGTCGAGGGCCGCGTCGGCGGTCTCCGCGAGAGCGCGCCCGTCATCGCCGACATCCGTGACCGCGCCCTTGCGGACGGCTACATCCGGAACACGGCCGGGTGGCTCGGCATGGACATCGAGGACGTGCGTCGGGCGGTCGCCACGGCCCGTCGGCGTCCGTCTGACGGTGGGCAGGGCGCTCGATCAGGAGGCTCGTCCAACGCCGGGCAGAACGGTTCCGGCAACGGGACCAACGGCTCCGGCACCGACGGATCCGGGCGGCACGGCGACGGTCGCGACCTGCCGGACGAACCGCAGGCGAGCATCCGGTCGCTGCCGGACGACCCGATCGCACGGATGGAGCGCGACGCCGTGATGGCGATGGTGCAGCAGCCGCAGTCGGTCGGCGTCCCGTTGCTCGCACTGGCGGCCTCGGCGACCTTCTCGGCGCGGATGCTCTCGGTCGTCCGTGACGCCGTCGTGGCGAACATCGACGCGGTGGGGGACCGGGCCTGGCTCGACAAGCTGCTCAGCGACGTGCCGGCGCCGTTCCGGTCGCTCGTGCAGGAGCTCGCGCTCGCGCCGATCCCGGCTCGCTCCGACGAGGACCTGGCGATCTACTGCCGTGGCATCGTCGTGGCCCTCGTCGAACGGGACCTGCTCGCGCGGAAGGCCTCGCTGCTCGGACAACTGCAGCGCACGGATCCGTCCGACCAGGAGCGTCGGACAGACGTGCAGCGTCAGCTGATGGACCTCGACGCCCAGCGGATGCGGCTCCGCGCGGACACCCCCGGCGCCTGA
- a CDS encoding aminotransferase class V-fold PLP-dependent enzyme codes for MDSFPAGRGYLAACTAGLPSHGTLAAQRADLDAWSRGESSPAHYGALVEEGRALFADLVGVPAAQVATGSQTSVMAAVVADALPDGAEVVVPDGDFSSVVFPFLAQAHRGVRVRSVPLAELAASIGPDTALVAWSVVQSATGIVTDPAPVLDAARRVGALTLCDLTQAAGVLPVAAAPFDITITHTYKWLCAPRGVAFMTLSDTALGRLRPVQAGWYAGEDVWSSCYGPAMHLADDARRFDVSPAWQAWPGAVAALRHAVSLDAHTTWRHATGLADRLCDALGAARQGRGTGGQAIVTFPDADGTGLRALTAAGITASGRAGRLRIAFHLWNDEDDVTDVAAALAGVEPGASGR; via the coding sequence ATGGACTCGTTCCCCGCCGGCCGCGGCTACCTCGCGGCGTGCACCGCCGGACTCCCGTCGCACGGCACGCTCGCCGCGCAGCGCGCCGACCTGGACGCGTGGTCCCGAGGCGAGTCCTCGCCCGCCCACTACGGTGCCCTCGTCGAGGAGGGACGCGCGCTCTTCGCCGACCTGGTCGGTGTGCCGGCAGCGCAGGTCGCGACCGGGTCCCAGACCTCGGTGATGGCCGCCGTCGTCGCCGACGCCCTGCCGGACGGCGCCGAGGTGGTCGTCCCGGACGGCGACTTCAGCTCCGTCGTCTTCCCCTTCCTGGCGCAGGCACACCGCGGCGTGCGCGTCCGGAGCGTCCCCCTCGCCGAGCTCGCCGCCTCGATCGGCCCCGACACCGCGCTCGTCGCCTGGTCCGTCGTGCAGTCCGCCACCGGCATCGTCACCGACCCGGCGCCCGTCCTCGACGCGGCCCGACGGGTCGGTGCGCTGACGCTCTGCGACCTGACCCAGGCCGCCGGGGTCCTGCCCGTCGCCGCCGCGCCGTTCGACATCACGATCACGCACACCTACAAGTGGCTCTGCGCTCCTCGCGGCGTCGCGTTCATGACGCTCTCCGACACCGCGCTCGGCCGCCTGCGCCCCGTCCAGGCCGGGTGGTACGCGGGCGAGGACGTCTGGTCCTCCTGCTACGGACCCGCCATGCACCTGGCCGACGACGCCCGCCGCTTCGACGTCTCGCCGGCCTGGCAGGCGTGGCCCGGAGCGGTGGCCGCACTCCGGCACGCCGTCTCGCTCGACGCGCACACGACCTGGAGGCACGCCACCGGACTCGCAGACCGGCTCTGCGACGCGCTCGGGGCGGCCCGGCAAGGACGCGGCACGGGTGGGCAGGCGATCGTCACGTTCCCCGACGCCGACGGCACCGGCCTGCGGGCGCTCACGGCCGCGGGCATCACCGCGTCGGGGCGGGCCGGACGGCTGCGGATCGCGTTCCACCTCTGGAACGACGAGGACGACGTGACCGACGTGGCGGCGGCGCTGGCGGGGGTGGAGCCTGGCGCGTCGGGGCGGTGA
- a CDS encoding deoxyguanosinetriphosphate triphosphohydrolase, whose protein sequence is MSATSSYGPADADRWFPEEHGNRRSDFARDRARLLHSSALRRLAAKTQVLSPTTGLDFARNRLTHSLEVAQVGRELADSLGLDPDVVDTACLAHDIGHPPFGHNGETAVNAWAADIGGFEGNAQTLRLLTRLEPKVYGDDGRAYGLNLTRASLDASCKYPWPASQGVGEASSGRTKFGFYDEDHEAFAWLRAGAPRRQRCIEAQVMDLSDDIAYSVHDFEDAVVAGFIDVAALGDRVGENDIVTAMHAWVGDDLSRDELLEAFDRLRGMSLWMTEYDGSRQAQARLKNLTSQLIGRFARTATTATREAYASGSLVRFAASVVTPPEIIGEIAVLKGIVAAFVMTQGDRQPVYEDQRRVLTELLDVLADRGADALEPGFAADWRTAADDQGRLRAVVDQVASLTDQGALAWHKRLVVGEREPAHIAV, encoded by the coding sequence ATGAGCGCCACCTCGTCGTACGGCCCGGCCGACGCCGACCGCTGGTTCCCCGAGGAGCACGGCAACCGGCGGAGCGACTTCGCCCGTGACCGTGCCCGCCTGCTGCACTCCAGCGCACTCCGTCGCCTTGCTGCCAAGACGCAGGTGCTCAGTCCGACGACCGGGCTGGACTTCGCCCGGAACCGCCTGACGCACTCGCTCGAGGTCGCCCAGGTCGGCCGTGAGCTCGCCGACAGTCTGGGCCTCGACCCGGACGTCGTCGACACCGCCTGCCTGGCGCACGACATCGGGCACCCGCCGTTCGGCCACAACGGCGAGACCGCGGTGAACGCCTGGGCCGCCGACATCGGCGGCTTCGAGGGCAACGCGCAGACCCTGCGACTGCTCACCCGGCTCGAGCCGAAGGTCTACGGCGACGACGGACGCGCCTACGGCCTCAACCTGACCCGCGCCTCGCTCGACGCCAGCTGCAAGTACCCGTGGCCGGCGTCGCAGGGTGTCGGCGAGGCATCGTCCGGCCGCACGAAGTTCGGCTTCTACGACGAGGACCACGAGGCCTTCGCCTGGCTCCGCGCCGGCGCACCCCGTCGGCAGCGCTGCATCGAGGCCCAGGTGATGGACCTGTCCGACGACATCGCGTACTCGGTGCACGACTTCGAGGACGCCGTCGTCGCGGGCTTCATCGACGTCGCCGCTCTGGGCGACCGCGTCGGCGAGAACGACATCGTCACCGCCATGCACGCCTGGGTCGGCGACGACCTGAGCCGCGACGAACTGCTCGAGGCATTCGACCGACTGCGCGGGATGTCCCTCTGGATGACCGAGTACGACGGCTCCCGGCAGGCGCAGGCGCGGCTCAAGAACCTGACCAGCCAGCTCATCGGCCGGTTCGCCCGCACGGCGACGACCGCGACGCGCGAGGCCTATGCCTCGGGCTCGCTCGTCCGGTTCGCGGCGAGCGTCGTCACGCCGCCGGAGATCATCGGCGAGATCGCGGTGCTCAAGGGCATCGTGGCGGCGTTCGTGATGACGCAGGGCGACCGGCAGCCGGTGTACGAGGACCAGCGCCGTGTGCTGACCGAGCTGCTCGACGTCCTCGCCGACCGCGGTGCCGACGCGCTGGAGCCCGGGTTCGCGGCCGATTGGCGCACCGCCGCCGACGACCAGGGACGCCTCCGGGCCGTCGTCGACCAGGTCGCCAGCCTCACCGACCAGGGCGCGCTCGCCTGGCACAAGCGGCTGGTCGTCGGGGAGCGCGAGCCCGCCCACATCGCGGTCTGA
- a CDS encoding glycine--tRNA ligase, producing MAQPSRLDSVIALAKRRGFVFQSGEIYGGSRSAWDYGPLGVELKENIKRQWWQRFVRGRGDMVGLDSAVILPRKVWEASGHVATFTDPLVECLHCHHRFREDHLLEAFQAKKGRAPEGGMAEIACPNCGTRGEWTEPREFSGMLKTYLGPVESEEGLNFLRPETAQGIFVDFAQVVTTSRMKPPFGIGQVGKAFRNEITPGNFIFRTREFEQMEIEYFVPPASAEEHYEQWIADAVAFYTDLGIDPENLRRFDVPDGERAHYSDATADIEYRFGFAGTEWGELMGVANRTDFDLKNHIEASGQDLRYFDQAANEKYVPYVIEPSFGLTRALMAFLLDSYHEDEAPNAKGGVDKRTVLRLDPRLAPVKAAVLPLSRNEQLSPVARGLADDLRKNWNVDFDDAGAIGRRYRRHDEIGTPFCITVDFDTLEDKAVTVRERDTMGQERVSLDRLQGFLAERLLGA from the coding sequence GTGGCACAGCCCTCCCGTCTCGACAGCGTCATCGCCCTGGCCAAGCGCCGTGGGTTCGTCTTCCAGTCGGGGGAGATCTACGGCGGATCCCGCTCCGCGTGGGACTACGGGCCCCTCGGTGTCGAGCTCAAGGAGAACATCAAGCGCCAGTGGTGGCAGCGGTTCGTCCGCGGCCGTGGCGACATGGTTGGCCTGGACTCCGCCGTCATCCTGCCCCGCAAGGTATGGGAGGCCTCCGGCCACGTCGCGACGTTCACCGACCCGCTCGTCGAGTGCCTGCACTGCCACCACCGCTTCCGCGAGGACCACCTGCTCGAGGCGTTCCAGGCCAAGAAGGGCCGCGCTCCCGAGGGCGGCATGGCCGAGATCGCGTGCCCGAACTGCGGCACCCGCGGCGAGTGGACCGAGCCCCGCGAGTTCAGCGGCATGCTCAAGACCTACCTCGGCCCGGTCGAGTCGGAGGAGGGCCTGAACTTCCTGCGCCCCGAGACCGCCCAGGGCATCTTCGTCGACTTCGCGCAGGTCGTCACGACCAGCCGCATGAAGCCCCCGTTCGGCATCGGCCAGGTCGGCAAGGCGTTCCGCAACGAGATCACGCCCGGCAACTTCATCTTCCGGACCCGCGAGTTCGAGCAGATGGAGATCGAGTACTTCGTGCCGCCGGCCTCGGCCGAGGAGCACTACGAGCAGTGGATCGCCGACGCCGTCGCGTTCTACACCGACCTCGGCATCGACCCGGAGAACCTCCGCCGCTTCGACGTGCCGGACGGGGAGCGCGCGCACTACTCCGACGCGACCGCCGACATCGAGTACCGCTTCGGGTTCGCCGGCACCGAGTGGGGCGAGCTCATGGGCGTCGCGAACCGCACCGACTTCGACCTCAAGAACCACATCGAGGCGTCCGGTCAGGACCTGCGCTACTTCGACCAGGCCGCGAACGAGAAGTACGTGCCGTACGTCATCGAGCCGTCGTTCGGTCTGACCCGTGCGCTGATGGCGTTCCTGCTCGACTCGTACCACGAGGACGAGGCCCCGAACGCGAAGGGCGGCGTCGACAAGCGCACCGTCCTGCGCCTCGACCCGCGTCTGGCGCCCGTGAAGGCCGCGGTCCTGCCGCTGTCCCGCAACGAGCAGCTCTCGCCGGTCGCCCGCGGCCTGGCTGACGACCTGCGCAAGAACTGGAACGTGGACTTCGACGACGCCGGTGCGATCGGCCGTCGATACCGTCGCCACGACGAGATCGGCACGCCGTTCTGCATCACGGTCGACTTCGACACGCTCGAGGACAAGGCCGTGACCGTGCGCGAGCGCGACACCATGGGCCAGGAGCGCGTGTCGCTCGACCGCCTGCAGGGCTTCCTGGCCGAGCGGCTGCTCGGCGCGTAG
- the dusB gene encoding tRNA dihydrouridine synthase DusB has protein sequence MTITQAAAAPLRIGPIQVDAPVVLAPMAGITNMAYRRLCREYGAGLYVCEMITSRALVERTPESMRLIRHHESETPRSIQLYGVEPNTVAEAATILVGEDRADHIDLNFGCPVPKVTRKGGGAALPWKLDLFRDLVTKTVRAAGDVPVTVKMRKGIDGDHLTYLDAARIARDAGVASVALHARTANEHYSGQADWSAIATLKETITDIPVLGNGDIWSAADALRMVDETGCDGVVVGRGCLGRPWLFGDLAAAFRGEDLRAAPGLGEVAVAFRRHAELLVEFFESEEHGCRDIRKHVAWYFKGYPIGGEVRSGLAMASSLQEIDDLLGQLDWTAPYPGADVEGPRGRAGHAKRTALPDRWLESRDVDSEFRKVLAAAEMHHSGG, from the coding sequence ATGACGATCACACAAGCTGCAGCAGCACCGCTGCGCATCGGCCCCATCCAGGTCGATGCGCCCGTCGTGCTCGCCCCGATGGCCGGCATCACGAACATGGCGTACCGCCGCCTCTGCCGTGAGTACGGCGCCGGGTTGTACGTCTGCGAGATGATCACCTCCCGTGCCCTGGTCGAGCGGACGCCCGAGTCGATGCGACTCATCCGGCACCACGAGTCCGAGACCCCGCGGTCGATCCAGCTGTACGGCGTCGAGCCGAACACCGTCGCCGAGGCCGCCACGATCCTGGTCGGCGAAGACCGTGCCGACCACATCGACCTGAACTTCGGGTGCCCGGTGCCGAAGGTCACGCGGAAGGGCGGGGGCGCGGCGCTGCCGTGGAAGCTCGACCTGTTCCGCGACCTCGTCACGAAGACGGTCCGGGCAGCGGGTGACGTCCCGGTCACCGTGAAGATGCGCAAGGGCATCGACGGCGACCACCTGACCTACCTCGACGCCGCCCGCATCGCGCGGGACGCCGGCGTCGCGAGTGTCGCCCTGCACGCCCGGACCGCCAACGAGCACTACTCGGGCCAGGCGGACTGGTCGGCGATCGCGACCCTCAAGGAGACGATCACCGACATCCCGGTCCTCGGCAACGGCGACATCTGGTCCGCCGCCGACGCACTGCGGATGGTCGACGAGACCGGCTGCGACGGCGTGGTCGTCGGGCGCGGCTGCCTGGGCCGTCCGTGGCTGTTCGGCGACCTGGCCGCGGCGTTCCGTGGTGAGGACCTCCGGGCCGCCCCGGGCCTCGGCGAGGTCGCAGTCGCGTTCCGTCGGCACGCCGAACTGCTGGTCGAGTTCTTCGAGTCGGAAGAGCACGGCTGCCGGGACATCCGGAAGCACGTGGCCTGGTACTTCAAGGGGTACCCGATCGGTGGCGAGGTCCGTTCCGGTCTCGCGATGGCCTCGAGCCTGCAGGAGATCGACGACCTGCTCGGCCAGCTCGACTGGACGGCGCCGTACCCGGGAGCCGACGTCGAGGGCCCGCGTGGTCGTGCCGGACACGCCAAGCGGACGGCGCTGCCGGACCGTTGGCTCGAGAGCCGCGACGTCGACTCGGAGTTCCGAAAGGTCCTGGCCGCCGCCGAGATGCACCACAGCGGCGGATGA
- a CDS encoding DsbA family oxidoreductase, giving the protein MNDSVKVDVWSDIACPWCYIGKRKFEAGVSAFGGPVEVEYHSFELSPDTPVDFEGSEAEFLSQHKGLPVEQAQQMIDQVAGIAAQVDLHYDYDALRHTNTVKAHQVIHLAKQHGKQLEMVERLFAAYFERGEHVGQDDSLADLAAEVGIDRDEVLATLRDDSQLAAVRADQSQAQAYGINGVPFFVIDGKYGVSGAQDPAAFEQVLRQVVALRESTPAEVAEAAQRADDDAAADAGVTR; this is encoded by the coding sequence ATGAACGACTCCGTGAAGGTCGATGTCTGGTCGGACATCGCCTGCCCCTGGTGCTACATCGGCAAGCGCAAGTTCGAGGCGGGCGTCTCCGCGTTCGGCGGCCCGGTCGAGGTCGAGTACCACTCCTTCGAACTGAGCCCCGACACCCCCGTCGACTTCGAGGGCTCCGAGGCCGAGTTCCTCTCGCAGCACAAGGGCCTGCCGGTCGAGCAGGCGCAGCAGATGATCGACCAGGTCGCCGGCATCGCCGCCCAGGTCGACCTGCACTACGACTACGACGCCCTCCGCCACACCAACACGGTCAAGGCACACCAGGTGATCCACCTCGCCAAGCAGCACGGCAAGCAGCTCGAGATGGTCGAGCGCCTCTTCGCCGCCTACTTCGAGCGCGGCGAGCACGTCGGGCAGGACGACTCGCTGGCCGACCTGGCCGCCGAGGTCGGGATCGACCGGGACGAGGTACTGGCCACCCTCCGCGACGACAGCCAGCTCGCCGCGGTCCGCGCCGACCAGTCCCAGGCGCAGGCCTACGGCATCAACGGCGTCCCGTTCTTCGTCATCGACGGCAAGTACGGCGTCTCTGGCGCTCAGGACCCGGCCGCGTTCGAGCAGGTCCTCCGCCAGGTGGTCGCGCTCCGCGAGTCGACGCCCGCCGAGGTGGCCGAGGCTGCCCAGCGTGCCGACGACGATGCGGCAGCGGACGCCGGGGTGACCCGATGA
- a CDS encoding YbaK/EbsC family protein — protein MTVPDAVTRFDSDAAARGLDVQVVERPAADSLEGAAALLGIDPGDIVKTLVVKRHDGGFLLALVPGGRSIAWKKLRTVVGVNKLSMPDAATALEASGYERGTITPIGATGDLPVFADERVLGRRVALGAGRHGASAFVDGDALVAAYDATVADITDEEPPRS, from the coding sequence ATGACCGTTCCGGATGCCGTCACCCGCTTCGACTCCGACGCTGCCGCCCGCGGCCTCGACGTGCAGGTCGTCGAGCGTCCCGCCGCCGACTCGCTCGAGGGTGCCGCGGCCCTGCTCGGCATCGACCCGGGCGACATCGTGAAGACCCTGGTGGTGAAGCGCCACGACGGCGGGTTCCTGTTGGCGCTCGTCCCCGGCGGCCGGAGCATCGCCTGGAAGAAGCTCCGCACGGTCGTCGGTGTGAACAAGCTGTCGATGCCCGACGCGGCCACCGCGCTCGAGGCCAGCGGCTACGAGCGCGGCACGATCACCCCGATCGGCGCGACGGGTGACCTGCCGGTGTTCGCCGACGAGCGGGTGCTCGGGCGACGGGTCGCGCTCGGGGCCGGCCGACACGGTGCCAGCGCCTTCGTGGACGGCGACGCGCTCGTCGCCGCCTACGACGCGACGGTCGCGGACATCACCGACGAGGAACCGCCCCGCTCGTGA
- a CDS encoding isoprenyl transferase, with product MSPRRPAAEPGPFLPVDWTGEQPPAIPKRFVPGHVAIVMDGNGRWANQRGLTRIEGHKAGEASLLDVVAGAIQIGVTHVSAYAFSTENWKRSPEEVRFLMGFNRDVIRRRRDQLHEWGVRVRWAGRTPRLWRSVIDELQTAEEMTAGNDVLTLTMCVNYGGRNEIADAVRSIADDVAAGRLKPSQVTEKTLAKRLYVPELPDVDLFLRSSGEQRTSNFLLWQSAYAEMVFLDRLWPDFRRTDLWGAIEEYASRDRRYGGAVDTPTA from the coding sequence ATGAGCCCTCGCCGTCCCGCTGCCGAACCGGGCCCCTTCCTGCCGGTCGACTGGACCGGCGAGCAGCCCCCGGCGATCCCGAAGCGCTTCGTGCCCGGCCACGTGGCGATCGTGATGGACGGCAACGGCCGGTGGGCGAACCAGCGCGGCCTCACCCGGATCGAGGGGCACAAGGCGGGTGAGGCCTCGTTGCTCGACGTCGTCGCCGGTGCGATCCAGATCGGTGTCACGCACGTGTCCGCGTATGCGTTCTCGACCGAGAACTGGAAGCGCTCACCCGAAGAGGTCCGGTTCCTCATGGGCTTCAACCGCGACGTCATCCGCCGCCGCCGCGACCAGCTGCACGAGTGGGGCGTGCGGGTCCGCTGGGCCGGGCGCACCCCGAGGCTCTGGCGCAGTGTCATCGACGAGCTGCAGACCGCCGAGGAGATGACGGCCGGCAACGACGTCCTGACGCTGACGATGTGCGTCAACTACGGCGGCCGGAACGAGATCGCCGACGCGGTGCGGTCCATCGCGGACGACGTCGCCGCGGGACGCCTCAAGCCGAGCCAGGTGACCGAGAAGACCCTGGCGAAGCGGCTGTACGTGCCGGAGCTGCCGGACGTCGACCTGTTCCTCCGCAGTTCGGGGGAGCAGCGGACGAGCAACTTCCTGCTGTGGCAGTCGGCGTACGCCGAGATGGTGTTCCTCGACCGGCTCTGGCCCGACTTCCGACGCACCGACCTGTGGGGGGCGATCGAGGAGTACGCCAGCCGCGACCGTCGCTACGGCGGCGCGGTCGACACGCCGACGGCGTAG